The sequence GCCGCAATTTGAAACTGACGCGCAAAGGCGTCATCACCGTACCACGTCGGATAATCGATTTTCAATTCATCGTAGACAATAGGCTTTGCTTTTTCCGGCGATTCCGAATCGAGCAACACACCCAGTACTACTACACCATTGTTTTTCAGTTCGGCATGGATTTCCTTCAGTTCAGGAATCTCTTTGATACACGGTCCGCACCACGTTGCCCAGATATTCAGTAAAACCGTTTTGCCGCGATATTCCGACAAGCTCACTGTTTTGCCATCCAAATCTTGGATAGTAAAATTAATGCCGCCGTCATTTACCGGCTGAATACTTTCTTTTTTTCCGCATCCGCTAAAAATTAAAAATAATACCAAAATAATCGTGAAATTTTTCATCCGTTCTCCTGATTTCCAGTTCGTTCTTTAATGATCGATGTGGTTATAAGGTCAGGCCATGATCGCGCCGAAGTAAATACAAAAATTTAAAGCAATTTTTCCATCGGCTGGTTATACCTTATTCAATTTTTTGTTTTTTTGCAAGAATCAATTTATAGATTTCAAAAATCAGCCACGCCCACGGCGCGCCGTGCAAAAGAAGGTCGAACCAATCCATTGCCGTATGAATTCCGGTTCCGTTAACAAGCGCGGTCAATTGTTTCCACACATGAGGTTCAGGTACAAACGGCGCCAAACCAAGTGTAAGCGATGCCAATAATGGATACAGCCAAGCGGATCGTTTCATTCAATTTTTAAATATTCGAAAATTTGAGTCGCTTGTTATTCTTCAGATAACTAAGAAGCAATATATTTGTAGCGTCTTCAAAATGCTATTGCTTTTTTACAGGAATTTTGTTACTTATGAGCGCATTTTAAAACGCCGAAGTGGTGGAATTGGCAGACGCGCTGGACTCAAAATCCAGTGAGACTCAAATCTCGTGTGGGTTCAAGTCCCACCTTCGGCACGTGAGACCTCGTAAAAATGATCTGCGAGGTCTTTTATTTTTTCCCGTCTTCTCAAGCTTTATCCCCTAAATTCTCTTGCATTTACAGGCGTTTAGGCCGTATATTTTTATACCCTCTTGGTTCACAGCTTTTGTTCAAACCCTAACATAACTCCGTAAGGAGCAATCGTATGAATGAATCCGATGACGATAAAAAATTTAAATTTCGCGGATCGGATGACGAGATGGAATTTCTCTTCTCTAATTTTTTCAACACAAAATTTCCTATTCTCGTAACCGCAGAAAAACGCTGGCACCCGCCGACCGATGTTGTCGAAACCGACGACGAGTACATGGTGGTCATGGATCTCGCCAACGTCAAACAAGACGACATCAAATTATCATACGAAGGCGGCGTTCTGACGGTTTCCGGCGTCCGGCGCGAGATGAACGTCTCCCAGAAACGCCACTATCACAAAATGGAAATTGATTTCGGTCCATTCGAACGCCGGATCAAAATCCCCGCTCGCATTGTCGATCAATCGATTAAAGCGATTTACGACAGCGGCTTCCTCATCGTCAAATTGAAAAAAGACACCAGCAAGGCTACAAAGATTACCAACATTACAATTGAATAAAACTCGTTTTCATAAAGGTCTGTTGAGAATATGTCATTGAATACCTTAGTGACCGAAAAAACCGAACCCGTCCCAACGCCGGACTTTCTGCCAATCCTGCCCCTGAAAGATAATGTGATTTTTCCATTCGTCGTCTTTCCGCTGGTGGTAACGGAGAAACACTTGGTTCAACTTGTGAATGAGGCTTTGATCGGATCAAAGCTTATTGGCGTTTTCACTCAAAAAAATCCCGCCAAAGAATTTCCCACGCAAGACGATTTATATTCCGTCGGTACTGCGGCCAATATTCTGAAAATGTTCCAGGTACCGGATGGCAGTATCCGTTTGTTAATCCAGGGATTTTCCAGGATCAAGTTAGAACGTGTAGTGCAGGAGACACCGTATGCCGTCGGCGCCGTTAAAGAATTGCCTATCACGTACGAAAAAAATATGAATACGGAAGCCCTCGTTCGCGGCGTCTCGGAAAATTTTCAGAAAATGGTTACGCTATCGCCGGTGTTGCCCGATGAGTTGAAAGTCATTATCAGTAATATTCGGGAGGGCGATAAGATGGCGGATATGGTTGCTTCCAGCCTCAATATCGACATCGCCGAGAAACAGACCATTCTGGAAGAACTGGATGTCACGACACGTCTGACTAAAGTCATGACGGCGATCAATCGCGAAATCCAGCTTTTGGAACTGAATAATAAAATTCAAACCGAAGTCAACGCAGAATTGAGCCGCAATCAGCGCGAATATTTTTTACGGGAACAGATCCGCGCCATCAAACATGAGCTCGGCGAAGAAGAGGATGATTCCGTCGAAATTGAAGAACTTGAAAAGAAAATAAAGAAAACTAAAATGCCCGAGGAAGCCAAGACCATTGCTAAAAAAGAATTGGATCGCTTGGCCCAAATGTCGCCCGCTTCGGCAGAGTACACTGTCAGTAAAACTTACATCGATTGGGTTCTTGAAGTTCCCTGGTTTGCGTTTACCAAGGATTCCATCGATATTAAAAAAGCCAAAAAAATTCTCGACGACGATCACTACGATCTCGAGGACGTCAAAAACCGGATATTGGAATTTCTTGCGGTCAAAAAATTACGCAAAGACAGTAAGAGCCCGATTCTCTGTTTTCTCGGTCCTCCGGGAGTCGGCAAAACATCTTTGGGCCGTTCAATTGCCAAAGCTATCGGACGCAAATTCGTTCGCTTCAGTCTCGGCGGCGTCAAAGACGAAGCTGAAATTCGCGGGCACCGGCGTACTTATATCGGCGCTATGCCGGGTAAAATTGTACAGGAATTGCGCCGCTGTCAAAGCAACAATCCTGTTTTCATGTTAGACGAAATCGATAAAATCGGCCAGGATTTTCGAGGCGATCCGGCGTCCGCTTTGCTTGAAGTGCTTGATCCGGAGCAAAACGTCGCGTTTAACGATCATTATCTGGACATTCCATTTAATCTGTCCAATGTGATGTTCATTGCAACGGCCAATGATTTGTCGCCTATTCCTCCGGCGTTACTGGACCGTATGGAAGTTATTCGGTTGTCGGGGTACATTACAGAAGATAAATTGCAGATCGCCAAACGTTATATCGTCCCGAGACAAATCCAGGAAAACGGACTCAAGTTGAAAGACATCGAACTGACCGATGACGCCATCAGTCAAATCATCACTGCCTATACCTGGGAATCGGGCGTTCGAAATCTTGAACGAGAAATTGCCAACGTGTGCCGTAAAGTTGCACGCAAAAAAGCCGAAGGACAGAAATCCAAATCCAAAATCGGTATGACTCAGATCCTCGATTATCTGGGACCGCAAAAAATATTTCCCGAAATGGCACACCGTACGGATGAAGTGGGAACAGCGACCGGTTTAGCATGGACACAAAACGGCGGTGAAATTTTATTTATCGAAGCGCGTCTGATGGCGGGAAAAAGCGGACTTCAACTGACCGGACAATTGGGCAACGTGATGAAAGAATCCGCTCAGGCCGCCTTATCTTACATTCGTTCGAAAGCCGATACGTTGGGAGTACCGCGCGCTTTTTTTGAAAAAATGGATATACATATTCACATACCTTCCGGGGCAACTCCAAAAGACGGGCCATCCGCTGGTGTGACCATCGCAACTTGCCTCACTTCGCTCCTGACCAATAAGCCTATCAAACACGATGTTGCGATGACGGGCGAAATTACCCTGCGCGGTAAAGTCATGCCGGTTGGTGGTATCCGCGAAAAAGTTGTCGCCGCAAGGCGCGCAGGTATCAAAACAGTTATTTTGCCCAAGCTCAACCGCAATGACCTCGAAGACGTTCCGGATTATGTCAAACAATCACTGCAATTCGTTTTTGTCGATCATATTGACGATGTTCTGTCTTGCGCTTTATTATCGCATCGGACGAACGGTAAAACGGAGAAAAATTTAAATCGTCCGGCTTCAAAAAAGAAAGATACCATACTTACCGTCAAGAACACCAAAATAAACCGGCGCGTTTCGTTGTCATAAGCGAGCACGCTTAATTCGCACAGGAATGAGCATGCGTACACTCATTCTTTACATGACGTGGCTTAGCATCCTAGCGACTGAAGGCTCCGCTCAAAAGTATGTCGTCGAGCACTTCACTCCCGATCAAGGATTAGCGTCGAATGCCACGTATCAAATCCTTCAGGATCGGTACGGATTCATGTGGTTTGCTTGTGCAGGCGGTTTAAGCCTCTTCGACGGCTACCAATTTCGTATTTTTACCATTGCCGACGGGCTTCCACACACATCCATACGTTGCATTGCCGAAGATGCGGATGGCTGGATCTGGATCGGTACAGAAAACGGTATTGCGTGTTACGCTTCGCCATTACGCACCAACGTTGAAGCACGCCCCGCTACTTTCAAAAATTTCGTCGGTGAACTTCGAAACGTTGGCGTACACTCCCTTTTTATTGACCATGATAATAAACTTTGGATCGGCACGAATGATCATGGATTAATAATGGCCGACTTAAAATTCAAAAATGATTCGGCGGCTTTCATTAATAGTTTTAAGATGTACAATGATCACGACGGATTAACCCGAGCCGCCATTCGTTATCTTTATGACGACGATGAAGGGACATTATGGGTAGCGGCTGATGACGGTCTCTACAGTTTCGACAAATTGAACGCTCACGTTCGCCGGTTTACCGAAAAAGACGGACTTCACTCAATGACGGTTTATGCTGTTTTGAAAGACCATGAGCTTCGGTTATGGGTCGGAACGGCAAAGGGAGTGAATATCATCGATATGCAATCACGCACAGTTCTGAATGATCCGCAGAACTATAAGATCCGATCAATAAGTACTCCGATCTATCATATAACGCAGGATAAAAAAGGATCGATCTGGCTTGCAACACGTGAAGAAGGAGCTATACGATTCGATCCGATTTCATCGACCGTAACAAAATTTACTACGCGGAACGGACTTGGTGATAACAGGATTCAACAAATATATCAGGATCGTGAAAATTCAATGTGGTTTGCCACCTACAGCGCCGGCATAAACCATTTGATCACTGAAAACTTTCTCAACTACACCCTCGATGACGGACTCCCTAATAAATTAGTACTCAGTGTGCGTGAAGATCCTTCAGGAAAAATCTGGATTGGAACGAACGAAGGATTGGCCGTGTATGATGGCAATACTATTCAGAAAATTCCGTCAATGAAAGGCC is a genomic window of bacterium containing:
- a CDS encoding TlpA family protein disulfide reductase; its protein translation is MKNFTIILVLFLIFSGCGKKESIQPVNDGGINFTIQDLDGKTVSLSEYRGKTVLLNIWATWCGPCIKEIPELKEIHAELKNNGVVVLGVLLDSESPEKAKPIVYDELKIDYPTWYGDDAFARQFQIAA
- a CDS encoding Hsp20/alpha crystallin family protein, which produces MNESDDDKKFKFRGSDDEMEFLFSNFFNTKFPILVTAEKRWHPPTDVVETDDEYMVVMDLANVKQDDIKLSYEGGVLTVSGVRREMNVSQKRHYHKMEIDFGPFERRIKIPARIVDQSIKAIYDSGFLIVKLKKDTSKATKITNITIE
- the lon gene encoding endopeptidase La → MSLNTLVTEKTEPVPTPDFLPILPLKDNVIFPFVVFPLVVTEKHLVQLVNEALIGSKLIGVFTQKNPAKEFPTQDDLYSVGTAANILKMFQVPDGSIRLLIQGFSRIKLERVVQETPYAVGAVKELPITYEKNMNTEALVRGVSENFQKMVTLSPVLPDELKVIISNIREGDKMADMVASSLNIDIAEKQTILEELDVTTRLTKVMTAINREIQLLELNNKIQTEVNAELSRNQREYFLREQIRAIKHELGEEEDDSVEIEELEKKIKKTKMPEEAKTIAKKELDRLAQMSPASAEYTVSKTYIDWVLEVPWFAFTKDSIDIKKAKKILDDDHYDLEDVKNRILEFLAVKKLRKDSKSPILCFLGPPGVGKTSLGRSIAKAIGRKFVRFSLGGVKDEAEIRGHRRTYIGAMPGKIVQELRRCQSNNPVFMLDEIDKIGQDFRGDPASALLEVLDPEQNVAFNDHYLDIPFNLSNVMFIATANDLSPIPPALLDRMEVIRLSGYITEDKLQIAKRYIVPRQIQENGLKLKDIELTDDAISQIITAYTWESGVRNLEREIANVCRKVARKKAEGQKSKSKIGMTQILDYLGPQKIFPEMAHRTDEVGTATGLAWTQNGGEILFIEARLMAGKSGLQLTGQLGNVMKESAQAALSYIRSKADTLGVPRAFFEKMDIHIHIPSGATPKDGPSAGVTIATCLTSLLTNKPIKHDVAMTGEITLRGKVMPVGGIREKVVAARRAGIKTVILPKLNRNDLEDVPDYVKQSLQFVFVDHIDDVLSCALLSHRTNGKTEKNLNRPASKKKDTILTVKNTKINRRVSLS